One window of Catharus ustulatus isolate bCatUst1 unplaced genomic scaffold, bCatUst1.pri.v2 scaffold_98_arrow_ctg1, whole genome shotgun sequence genomic DNA carries:
- the LOC117011591 gene encoding uncharacterized protein LOC117011591 isoform X3 has protein sequence MATKRGGRARGTRNTEVSAIGAESPEAKRGRSRKQSDSSNESEVGGSSSEGAETSDSEGDQDTRGGVSKGRATSVRAVGRRGQDRSGHTPGALQAETGRAQAGGVSLSADTVSLSSEPPLPWQPSRQSLMKVIAESVSRNLHELCETLKRFPDSSEKISSKKVKQKAQSTLTGQTTSGKTLTMQDFFPTSYKKSSSKKKLQESPKEQQGDTLCITASEGIPAWAAGASASGQGQSIMTPKEIIKAFLQHMGASLESYPEMRTEFPQIFRTTQESQIVIPQPRPETAQRIQVPAIPTHKHSSGTADGEGHCRS, from the exons ATGGCGACGAAGCGCGGTGGGCGTGCGCGCGGAACGCGAAATACGGAAGTGTCAGCTATAGGGGCGGAGAGTCCGGAAGCGAAGAGGGGGCggagcagaaaacaaagtgacAGCTCAAATGAGAGCGAAGTAGGCGGGTCTAGCTCGGAGGGGGCTGAGACAAGCGACAGTGAGGGAGATCAGGATACGAGAGGAGGCGTGTCCAAGGGCAGGGCTACGTCGGTGCGGGCAGTGGGGAGGCGTGGTCAGGATAGAAGCGGCCACACCCCCGGGGCTCTGCAAGCGGAGACGGGGCGTGCCCAGGCAGGAGGCGTTTCCCTCAGTGCAGACACAGTTAGTCTCAGCAGCGAGCCTCCGCTTCCATGGCAACCAAGTAGACAGTCTCTCATGAAGGTAATAGCTGAAAGTGTCTCACGCAATTTGCACGAACTGTGTGAAACTTTGAAGAGATTCCCAGattcatcagaaaaaataagcagcaaAAAGGTGAAACAAAAAGCACAGTCAACCCTAACGGGGCAAACAACTAGTGGTAAAACCTTAACAATGCAAGACTTTTTTCCAACTTCTTACAAAAAATCCTCTTCCAAGAAAAAGTTGCAGGAAAGTCCAAAAGAACAACAGGGTGATACATTGTGTATCACAGCGTCGGAGGGGATTCCGGCATGGGCAGCAGGTGCTAGTGCATCAGGCCAAGGACAATCAATTATGACTCCAAAAGAAATTATCAAAGCTTTTTTGCAGCACATGGGAGCAAGCTTGGAATCTTATCCAGAGATGAGGACAGAATTTCCGCAGATTTTCCGGACAACTCAAGAGTCGCAGATCGTTATTCCACAGCCAAGAccagaaacagcacagagaatACAGGTACCAGCCATTCCG ACACACAAGCACTCATCTGGGACGGCAGATGGAGaagggcactgcaggagctga
- the LOC117011591 gene encoding uncharacterized protein LOC117011591 isoform X2 codes for MGGGFSQEQINLLATLKGEMSAHPMPIPDKELKNLLLWVKLKFPSAEADLLFEPNFWEQINRSLYHLATQRDKEALELLSPARVMLEVISHRSANLQSCRRAILGPSGAEGGSHSSQQLGEGDLLPSGHQPAEESCYQQGASDIDEGPEEGQGVSLETPGPPRIPRTPHPRKGKLKLEIFPSELEDLDFCFYSLSDTLSPERGGAVQAPLGGTGGAEAETGKSKTTADTAGKSADPVRAVAGIGGTQPIAAAAGTRGTGGAAGVRGPASTPGTGRAALTSSPGVGGAASSMPIAGTSDAACATHKHSSGTADGEGHCRS; via the exons ATGGGGGGTGGATTCAGCCAGGAACAAATCAATCTCCTAGCTACCTTAAAAGGGGAGATGTCAGCTCATCCCATGCCCATCCCAGATAAGGAacttaaaaatctgcttttatggGTGAAGCTCAAGTTTCCAAGTGCCGAGGCGGATTTATTATTCGAGCCAAATTTTTGGGAACAGATCAATAGATCTTTGTACCACTTAGCGACTCAGAGAGATAAAGAGGCGTTAGAGCTCTTGTCTCCGGCACGGGTGATGCTGGAAGTTATTTCGCACAGAAGTGCAAATTTACAGAGTTGCCGGAGGGCGATTCTGGGTCCCTcgggagcagagggaggatcCCACTCTagccagcagctgggggagggagaTCTTTTGCCGTCTGGCCATCAGCCAGCGGAGGAATCTTGCTATCAGCAAGGGGCTTCAGATATAGATGAAGGACCCGAAGAAGGTCAAGGTGTATCCCTAGAAACTCCAGGACCCCCAAGAATACCTAGAACACCCCAtcccaggaaaggaaagcttAAGCTAGAAATTTTTCCGAGTGAATTGGAGGATTTagatttctgtttttacagCCTCTCGGacaccttgtccccagagcGCGGGGGGGCGGTACAAGCACCTCTAGGGGGGACGGGTGGGGCAGAGGCGGAGACGGGAAAGTCAAAAACTACCGCGGACACAGCGGGGAAAAGCGCGGATCCGGTGCGCGCAGTCGCGGGGATAGGCGGGACTCAGCCAatcgcggcggcggccgggacGCGCGGGACGGGCGGGGCGGCCGGGGTACGCGGGCCAGCCTCGACcccaggcacggggagggcTGCGCTGACCTCCAGCCCGGGAGTGGGCGGGGCGGCGAGCTCCATGCCGATCGCGGGAACGTCGGACGCGGCATGCGCG ACACACAAGCACTCATCTGGGACGGCAGATGGAGaagggcactgcaggagctga
- the LOC117011597 gene encoding olfactory receptor 14J1-like, which produces MSNSSSISHFLLLALADTRQLQLLHFCLFLAISLAALLGNGLIISAVACGHHLHTPMFFFLLNLALTDLGSICTTVPKAMHNSLWDTRNISYKGCAAQVFFFAFFIASEFAFLTVMCYDRYVSICKPLHYGTLLGSRACAHMAAAAWASGFLHALLHTANTFSLSLCQGNALGGFFCEIPQIIKLSCYKSYLRELGLLAVSVFLFFFSFVFMVFSYVQIFRVVLRIPSEQGRHKAFSTCLPHLTVVTLFISTATFAYVKPPSISTPSLDLSLSLLYSVVPPSLNPLIYSLRNQELKAALRKMMTVSLGEINILFCCRAFRI; this is translated from the coding sequence AtgtccaacagcagctccatcagccacttcctcctgctggcactggcagacacgcggcagctgcagctcctgcacttctgcctcttcctggccatctccctggctgccctcctgGGCAACGGCCTCATCATCAGCGCCGTAGCCTGCGGCCACCACCTGCACACCCCCatgttcttcttcctgctcaacCTGGCCCTCACTGACCTGGGCTCCATCTGCACCACTGTCCCTAAAGCCATGCACAATTCCCTCTGGGACACCAGGAACATCTCCTATAAAGGATGTGCTGCACAGgtgtttttctttgcctttttcatTGCATCAGAATTTGCCTTTCTCACGGTCATGTGCTACGACCGCTACGTGTCCATCTGCAAACCCCTGCACTACGGGaccctcctgggcagcagagcttgtgcccacatggcagcagctgcctgggccagTGGCTTTCTCCATGCTCTACTGCACACAGCCAATAcattttccctgtccctgtgccagggcaatGCCCTGGGGGGGTTCTTCTGTGAAATCCCCCAGATCATCAAGCTCTCCTGCTACAAATCTTATCTCAGGGAACTTGGACTTCTTGCTGTTagtgtttttctgttctttttttcctttgtgttcaTGGTTTTCTCCTATGTGCAGATCTTCAGGGTTGTGCTGAGGATCCCCTCTGAGCAGGGACGACACAAAGCCTTTTCCACCTGCCTCCCTCACCTGACTGTGGTCACTCTGTTTATCAGCACTGCCACATTTGCTTATGTAAAGCCCCCCTCCATCTCTACCCCATCTCTGgatctgtcactgtcacttCTGTATTCAGTGGTGCCTCCATCCCTGAACCCCCTCATCTACAGCCTGAGGAACCAGGAGCTCAAGGCTGCCCTGAGGAAAATGATGACAGTATCTTTAGGAGAAATAAACAttcttttctgctgcagagccttCAGAATCTAA
- the LOC117011591 gene encoding uncharacterized protein LOC117011591 isoform X1, which yields MATKRGGRARGTRNTEVSAIGAESPEAKRGRSRKQSDSSNESEVGGSSSEGAETSDSEGDQDTRGGVSKGRATSVRAVGRRGQDRSGHTPGALQAETGRAQAGGVSLSADTVSLSSEPPLPWQPSRQSLMKVIAESVSRNLHELCETLKRFPDSSEKISSKKVKQKAQSTLTGQTTSGKTLTMQDFFPTSYKKSSSKKKLQESPKEQQGDTLCITASEGIPAWAAGASASGQGQSIMTPKEIIKAFLQHMGASLESYPEMRTEFPQIFRTTQESQIVIPQPRPETAQRIQVPAIPVSEAAWTQTQQIAPFYRHTSTHLGRQMEKGTAGAENKVSRWAKCSSHLGAASR from the exons ATGGCGACGAAGCGCGGTGGGCGTGCGCGCGGAACGCGAAATACGGAAGTGTCAGCTATAGGGGCGGAGAGTCCGGAAGCGAAGAGGGGGCggagcagaaaacaaagtgacAGCTCAAATGAGAGCGAAGTAGGCGGGTCTAGCTCGGAGGGGGCTGAGACAAGCGACAGTGAGGGAGATCAGGATACGAGAGGAGGCGTGTCCAAGGGCAGGGCTACGTCGGTGCGGGCAGTGGGGAGGCGTGGTCAGGATAGAAGCGGCCACACCCCCGGGGCTCTGCAAGCGGAGACGGGGCGTGCCCAGGCAGGAGGCGTTTCCCTCAGTGCAGACACAGTTAGTCTCAGCAGCGAGCCTCCGCTTCCATGGCAACCAAGTAGACAGTCTCTCATGAAGGTAATAGCTGAAAGTGTCTCACGCAATTTGCACGAACTGTGTGAAACTTTGAAGAGATTCCCAGattcatcagaaaaaataagcagcaaAAAGGTGAAACAAAAAGCACAGTCAACCCTAACGGGGCAAACAACTAGTGGTAAAACCTTAACAATGCAAGACTTTTTTCCAACTTCTTACAAAAAATCCTCTTCCAAGAAAAAGTTGCAGGAAAGTCCAAAAGAACAACAGGGTGATACATTGTGTATCACAGCGTCGGAGGGGATTCCGGCATGGGCAGCAGGTGCTAGTGCATCAGGCCAAGGACAATCAATTATGACTCCAAAAGAAATTATCAAAGCTTTTTTGCAGCACATGGGAGCAAGCTTGGAATCTTATCCAGAGATGAGGACAGAATTTCCGCAGATTTTCCGGACAACTCAAGAGTCGCAGATCGTTATTCCACAGCCAAGAccagaaacagcacagagaatACAGGTACCAGCCATTCCGGTGAGTGAAGCAGCATGGACCCAGACACAGCAAATAGCTCCTTTCTACAG ACACACAAGCACTCATCTGGGACGGCAGATGGAGaagggcactgcaggagctgagaaCAAAGTATCAAGGTGGGCCAAATGCAGCTCTCACCTTGGCGCAGCTAGCAGGTGA